A stretch of Gadus chalcogrammus isolate NIFS_2021 chromosome 9, NIFS_Gcha_1.0, whole genome shotgun sequence DNA encodes these proteins:
- the fgd4a gene encoding FYVE, RhoGEF and PH domain-containing protein 4a isoform X4: MMKRRRKYWFWRRGGRNAMVGMLCCYERRGKASCQTGHIEEPCVAVKLEHTRGLGSSPTSCGSPPSVRDCLSRAVSGTSVRARGGVNGRGSAHRAQLQPKPKVPPKPAHLQSPVTESPSPLGRLGAPLHTARMEERAGGGGGGRGGGGGGGGGGGVSQSRDRTKDKPSKVLDLISRFEENSSSDVRREVPPLKQISRTAAGSPAHRSPLKSPDKSPDKTPEGAERRVDPGPAAAPPAPRDALRPPTNGTRAKMEQELEESVDGPGKAEGGEENRHAGSECVKGLVNGDAVGKASVEDGERTDGEGSTPHRTEEAGTGNGDQGPESDVENDHRKEGVNTEPKETNEQKLFKIANELLKTEKAYVARLHLLDQVFSAKLMEEAGKGTFPGEVVKNIFSNISSVHTFHSQFLLPDLERRMGEWESTPRIGDILLKLTPFLKMYAEYVKNFDQAMELLKQWSDRSPQFKSIIQEIQCQEVCGSLTLQHHMLEPVQRVPRYEMLLKDYLKKLPPDHLDRRDAEKSLEIIATAATHSNSAIRKSDNLKKLLEIYEMLGEEEDIVNASNEFIKEGHILKLAARNTSAMERYLFLLNNMLLYCVPKFSLGGPKYTLRTRIGMDGMKVLETSNEDYPHTFQVSGKERMLELQASSEQDKAGWIKALQETIAVFQQKNESFKSASKEVEEVSTAELGKRAPRWIRDNEVTMCMKCKESFNALTRRRHHCRACGYVVCWKCSDNKVALQYDNNKVNKVCRDCFSILTGEEPAEGKKKGILEIEAGQFTGSSIMCGFLQYSEKTKPWQKVWGVLPEKECLVLYLYGAPQDVKAQCTIPLLGYCVEDSPRPTDPPASFRLSQSKSVHSFAAESEELKQRWLRVMRLAVTGEMPERPPSDGNGTSMDDSITQESTGNESS, encoded by the exons AGAGAAGAGGCAAGGCCAGCTGTCAGACCGGCCACATTGAGGAGCCCTGCGTCGCAGTGAAGCTCGAACACACCAgag gtcTCGGCAGCAGCCCTACATCGTGTGGAAGCCCACCCAGTGTGAGGGACTGTCTCAGTCGGGCCGTTAGTGGGACTTCTGTCAGGGCAAGGGGAGGAGTCAATGGAAGAGGCTCTGCCCACCGAGCCCAGCTGCAGCCTAAACCCAAAG tGCCCCCCAAGCCAGCTCACCTGCAGAGCCCGGTGACGGagtccccctctcctctggggCGCCTCGGAGCACCCTTACACACTGCCAGGATGGAGGAGCGagccgggggaggaggaggaggaagaggaggaggaggaggaggaggaggaggaggaggagtatcCCAGAGCAGGGATCGGACCAAAGACAAGCCCTCCAAGGTCCTTGACCTGATCAGCCGCTTTGAGGAGAATAG CAGCTCAGACGTCCGGAGGGAAGTGCCGCCGCTCAAGCAGATCAGCCGCACGGCCGCCGGCAGCCCCGCACACCGCAGCCCCCTCAAGTCGCCCGACAAGTCGCCCGACAAGACGCCAGAGGGGGCGGAGCGGCGCGTGGACCCGGGACCAGCCGCCGCACCCCCAGCGCCGCGGGATGCCCTGAGGCCGCCCACCAACGGGACGCGAGCCAAGATGGAACAGGAGCTGGAAGAGAGCGTGGACGGCCCGGGAAAGGCCGAGGGCGGGGAGGAGAACCGCCACGCCGGGAGCGAGTGCGTCAAGGGGTTGGTGAACGGGGACGCCGTCGGGAAAGCGAGCGTGGAGGACGGCGAGCGCACCGATGGGGAGGGGTCAACCCCACACAGGACGGAGGAGGCTGGGACCGGGAACGGAGACCAGGGACCCGAGTCGGACGTGGAGAACGATCACAGAAAGGAAGGGGTCAACACGGAACCCAAG GAAACCAATGAACAGAAGCTGTTTAAGATCGCCAACGAGCTGCTGAAGACAGAGAAGGCCTACGTGGCCCGGCTTCACCTGCTGGAtcag GTATTCAGTGCAAAGCTCATGGAGGAGGCAGGTAAAGGGACGTTCCCCGGGGAGGTGGTGAAGAACATCTTCTCCAACATCTCCTCCGTCCACACCTTCCACAGCCAGTTCCTCCTCCCAGACCTGGAGAGACGCATGGGGGAATG GGAGTCGACACCTCGCATCGGAGACATCCTGCTGAAGCTCACGCCCTTCCTGAAGATGTACGCCGAGTACGTGAAGAACTTCGACCAGGCCATGGAGCTGCTGAAACAGTGGAGCGACCGCTCGCCGCAGTTCAAATCCATCATCCAGGAGATCCAG TGCCAGGAGGTGTGCGGGTCGCTGACGTTGCAGCACCACATGCTGGAGCCGGTCCAGAGGGTCCCCCGGTACGAGATGCTGCTGAAGGACTACCTGAAGAAGCTTCCCCCGGACCACCTGGACCGCAGGGACGCAGAAA AATCACTAGAGATCATTGCCACGGCAGCAACCCACTCCAACAGTGCTATTCGAAAATCA GACAATCTGAAGAAGCTGCTGGAGATCTATGAGATgctgggagaggaagaggacatTGTCAACGCCTCCAACGAGTTCATCAAGGAGGGCCACATTCTGAAGCTGGCGGCCAGAAACACGTCTGCCATGGAGAGATACCTCTTCCTG CTCAACAACATGCTGCTGTACTGCGTGCCCAAGTTCAGCCTGGGAGGCCCCAAGTACACCTTGAGGACCCGCATCGGCATGGACGGCATGAAGGTCCTGGAGACCTCCAACGAGGACTACCCTCACACCTTCCAGGTGTCTGGGAAGGAGAGGATGCTGGAGCTCCAGGCCAG CTCAGAGCAAGACAAGGCGGGGTGGATAAAG GCATTACAGGAGACCATCGCTGTCTTCCAGCAGAAGAACGAGTCGTTTAAGTCTGCAtccaaggaggtggaggaggtatcG ACAGCAGAGCTGGGGAAGCGGGCGCCCCGCTGGATCCGGGACAACGAGGTGACCATGTGCATGAAGTGCAAGGAGTCCTTCAACGCCCTGACCAGACGGAGGCACCACTGCCGGGCCTGTGGCTAT GTGGTGTGCTGGAAGTGTTCAGACAACAAGGTGGCTCTGCAGTACGACAACAACAAGGTGAACAAGGTGTGCAGGGACTGCTTCTCCATCCTGACCGGAGAGGAGCCGGCCGAGGGCAAGAAGAAGGGCATCCTGGAG ATCGAGGCAGGCCAGTTTACAGGAAGCAGCATCATGTGCGGCTTCCTGCAGTACAGTGAGAAGACCAAGCCCTGGCAGAAGGTGTGGGGTGTCCTCCCCGAGAAGGAGTGTCTGGTGCTCTATCTCTACGGAGCTCCGCAG GACGTGAAAGCCCAGTGCACCATCCCCCTGCTGGGCTACTGCGTGGAGGACAGCCCCCGGCCCACCGACCCTCCGGCCAGCTTCCGTCTCTCCCAGTCCAAATCCGTCCACAGCTTCGCCGCTGAGTCGGAGGAGCTGAAGCAGCGCTGGCTCCGGGTCATGCGGCTGGCGGTGACCGGAGAGATGCCGGAACGACCGCCGTCCGACGGGAACGGGACCAGCATGGACGACAGCATCACACAGGAATCCACCGGCAACGAGAGTTCGTAG